GATGTACGCCGTAAAAAAAATTGAGAAGAAACTTGCAGACGATGTATCTTTAAGGAACACGCTCGATATCCTCCGGAAGAAAATCGAGGGATAACCTGTGGAGAAAGAGAGGGGGAGCCCGCTGTCCTCAGATCGCGTCTTCCCGACGCTTTGTTTCGCACAGGTTCCCCCACAGCCCCATCTCATGGTGCGCGGCCGGCAGGCAGGGTTTTCCACAGAGCGCACAATCCCTACTATGACTACGATCTTTTCAATTCTTACTACAGGAAGAGGCAGACGATGAACTTTACTGTGGACAGAGACCTGCTCATCGACGTGCTCACCGGAATCCAGGGAGTCGCCGAACGACGACACACGATGCCCGTCCTTTCCCACGCGTTGATGACCATCGGCGGCGGAAACCTGACGCTGGTATCGTCGGACCTTGAAATCGTGGTCCGCTGCCTGCAACCGGTCGAGGCGGGCGAACCCGGGTCGATCGCCCTTCCCGCCCGCAAACTGCTCGATATCGCCAAAGTGCTTCCAAAGGAATCCCCGGTGACGGTGGCCGGGAAAGAGGGGAACTACGTCGAGATCTCCTCGGGGCGGTCCCATTTCCGGCTTGCCGGGTTGCCCTCACAGGAGTTTCCCGAGATGCCGGAAAAGCCGTCGGGGAAGACGGTATCGATCGACGGTGACACTTTCCGGAAACTTTCCGAGCGCGTGGTGCCGTTCGCCTCCTCCGATGAAACGCGGTACAACCTCGCAGGGATCCTGCTCGAACGCGCCGAGACGGAATCGGGATCGATGCTGCGGATGGTGGCCACGGACGGGCACCGGCTGGCGATGGCCGACGGCGAGGTCGGGGACGTCGGCGAGCTCCTCGCGGCGCGCAAGATCCTCGTTCCAAAGAAAGGGATCCTCGAGATCCGCAAGCTTGCGGAGAACGGGCCCGGTTCGATCGAGCTGTCCGCATCCGAAAAATTCCTCTTTGCCGCGAAGGGCGACACGGAAGTCTGGGTGCGACTGCTCGACGCCGATTTTCCGGACTACCGGCAGGTCATCCCGAAGGAGAATCCGCTGACGGTCACTGTGGGACGGGACGCCTTCGCCGAGGTGCTGCGCCGCGTCGCCGTCATGGCGCCCGACAAAGTGCACAGCGTGAAGCTCTCCTTCTCCGGGAAGCAGCTGGAGGTCTCCTCGACCAGTCCGGACCAGGGGGAGGCCAGGGACCTCCTGGAAGCGGAGTACGAAGGCCCCGCGATGACGATCGGGTTCAACGGCAGGTATCTGCAGGACGCGGTGTCCGGGATTTCCGAGGAGACGATGGCCCTCCAGTTGAAGGACGAGGTCTCGCAGGTGATCCTTCGTCCGGAGAAGGAGCGCAACTATCTGGCGATCGTGATGCCGATGAGGATCTATTAAACGCATTAACTCAAGAGTATGGTGGAGCCGCCGCAGGAGGGGGGGCGCAGCCGAAAGGGCGGCACCAAGGTAAATCCGCATTGTCCTTCCGTAGTATAATATTACGGTTAATCCACAATCGACGGGGAGCATATGGCGAACGGGACCGACGAGCGGCCGCGCAACGGCAACGGCAGCGACTATACCGGCGATAATATTCAGGTATTGAAGGGGCTGGAAGCCGTCCGCAAGCGCCCGGCGATGTACATCGGGAGCACGGACACCCACGGGCTGCACCACCTGGTCTATGAAGTGGTCGACAACGCGATCGACGAGGCGATGGCGGGGTATTGCGACACGATCGCCGTCTCCATCCACGCCGACAACTCGGTCACGGTGGAAGACAACGGGCGTGGGATCCCGATCGACATCATGCCGGAGGAGGGGAAGCCCGCCGCCGAGGTGGTCCTGACGATCCTGCACGCGGGCGGAAAATTCGACCGCGACACGTACAAGGTGTCGGGGGGACTCCACGGGGTCGGCGTCTCCGTGGTGAACGCTCTCTCCGAAACGTTGACCGCGGAGATTCGCCGTGACGGGTCGGTGCACCAGATCGATTTTGTCCGGGGCGAAACCGTATCGCCCCTGAAGGTTACGGGCAAGTCGCGCAAGAACGGGACGAAGATCACCTTCAAGCCGGACACGGAGATCTTCACCGAGACGGAGTACTCCTTCGATGTCCTCTCCCAGCGGCTGCGGGAGCTGTCGTTCCTGAACGCGGGCCTCAAGATTTCGATCCTCGACGAGCGCAACGACAAGTCCCACGACTTCCAGTACAAGGGCGGCATCGTCTCCTTCGTGCAGCACCTGAACCGGAACAAGACGCCGCTCCACCCCAAGCCGGTCCTGGTCGAGGGAGAGAAGGACGGCGTCCAGGTCGAGGTGGCGCTGCAGTACAACGACGCGTACCAGGAGACGGTCTTCTCCTTCGTCAACAACATCAACACGCACGACGGCGGGACCCACTTGACCGGCTTCCGGCAGGCGCTGACGCGCGCCATCAACCAATACGCGAACCAGGGGAACCTGCTCAAGGGGCATAAGGAGAACCTGAGAGGGGACGACCTGAACGAGGGGCTGACGGCGGTGGTGTCGGTGAAGGTCCCCGAGCCGCAGTTCGAGGGGCAGACGAAGAACCGCCTCGGGAACAGCGAGGTGAAGGGGCTGGTCGACTCGATGGTCTACGAGAAGCTGATGACGTGCTTCGAGGAGAACCCGTCGGTCCCGAAGAAGATCATCGAGAAGGGGCTCGAGGCGGCGCGGGCGCGCGAGGCGGCGCGCAAGGCGAAGGAGCTGGTGCGCAAGGGGCCGATGGACGCGGCGGGACTGCCCGGGAAACTGGCCGACTGCCAGGAGAAGGACCCGGCGCGGTGCGAGCTGTTCATCGTCGAGGGCGACTCGGCGGGCGGCTCTGCGAAGCAGGCGCGCGACCGGCGGTACCAGGCGATCCTGCCGCTCAAGGGGAAGATCCTGAACGTCGAGAAGGCGCGCATCGACAAGATGCTGACCTCCGCCGAGATCCGGACGATGATCACCGCCCTGGGGACCGGGATCGGCAAGGAGAATTACGAGGCGGACAAGCTGCGCTACGGCAAAGTGATCATCATGACCGACGCCGACGTCGACGGTGCGCACATCCGCACCTTGCTGCTCACCTTCTTTTTCCGCCACATGCGGGAGCTGCTCGAGCGCGGGAACATCTACATCGCCCAGCCGCCGCTGTTCGGCGTGCGGCACGGCAAGGCGATGACGTACCTGAAGGACGACGCCGCGTTCCGGAAATATCTGATCGAGCTGGGGATCGCGGGCCGGCGGGTCGCGGGAGTCAACGGAACGGGGCCCCTCACCGGGCAGCGGCTCGCGGGGTGGCTCACGAAGATCTCCCGGCTGGAGCAGGTCGCGGCGCGCGCCGAGCGTCGGGGGCTGCCCGCCTTCGTCTTCCTGTCGCTGGCCGTGAGGGCGGCGGAAGGAGCGGAGGCGCTCGCGGTGGAGGAGACCGCGCGGAAATTTTTCACGGCGCTGCTCGCCGAATGGAAGGTGACGCGGCCCGACGTGACGAACGCGACGTTCTCGTTCGACCCGGACCCCGATTCCGACGTCGAAGGGGTGCGGGCGCGCCTTTCGTGGAAGCGGGGCGGGCTGCCGATGGATTGCCTCGTGGGCGGGCGCCTGATGGAATCTCCCGACCTGCGGGAGGCGGGAACGCTCTCCGCGCAGATCCGGGAGACGTTGCCGCCACCGTACCGTCTGGAAGGGGAGGGGACCTTTCCCGAGGCCGACGGCCCCCTGTGTCTCCTCGAACAGGTGCTGGACGCCGCGAAGAAGGGGCAGACGATCCAGCGGTACAAGGGCCTGGGCGAGATGAACCCCGAGCAGCTCTGGGAGACGGCGATGAACCCGGAGTCGCGCGAGCTGCTGCGCGTGGAGCTGGGGGACGAGACCGACGCCGACGAGATCTTCTCCCGGTTGATGGGCGACCAGGTCGAGCCGCGCCGTGAATTCATCGAGCAGAACGCGCTGAACGTCTCGTCGTTGGATATCTGAGGCGGGCGGTTTGTCGGGTCGCGCATAACCTGACAAATCGTGCGCATTTGGTTGACGAAGGCATAACCCGGTTAACACATAGGTCACTCTTGATCTTCCCCCCTCAAACAGGTCCAGATAATATCCGCTGTCGGCTTCCATCTTTACGTTGTATATAGTAACCTTTCGTTGTGGCTAGTAACCGATTCTGCCGGAGGTGATGAATCATGCCGTCTTTCGTAAAGCCGCTGGTAGTTAAGCTGTCCGATGTAGATGTTATTCGCGATTTGAAGAATGAGGCGAAGATCGCGGACCGTTCGATGGCAGGCCAAATCGAGCACTGGGTAAAGTTGGGGAAAGCGGTAGAGGCAGCCTTGGGGAGCTCGGAAGTCAGAGCAATCAAGGAAGATTCCCTCGCCCTCTCCAGCAGCGCAGCCGGAGAAGGGATGCTGGAGAAAATCCTGTCTTCCGTGAATCAACTGGTCGCATCTACGGATCGGACATCGATTAAAACCTACATCATGAAGGCCGGTGTCCCGGTGTATCAATCGGATCCGGCAAACCCAAAACGAATAATCCAGATCAACCCGGATGGCAGCCGTGTTTCGGGGAATGTTCGAAAAGGATCGTTCGTCCCGGCGGAAACCAGGCGGAAGGTGTCCTGATTGTTAGGGATACGGTTTGGAAAGAAAAGAAAGCGCCCTTTATTGGTTGTGCTTGCCGGGCCAAATGGAGCCGGGAAGTCGACATTTTATGAAACACGCATCGCCCGCTATGCCCGCAACAGCCTGCCCTTTATCAACGCGGATCTTATCGCCAAGAATATGGCCAAGAAGGGAGAGCGGATTTCCGACGAAAAAGCTGCCAGGCTCGCCGGGAAGGCAAGGCGGGAATATTTGGCAAAGAGCTTGGATTTCTGTATGGAGACCGTATTCTCGGATCCGAAGGGTTATAAGCGAGATTTTCTCCGTTTG
The sequence above is drawn from the Deltaproteobacteria bacterium CG2_30_66_27 genome and encodes:
- a CDS encoding DNA gyrase subunit B codes for the protein MANGTDERPRNGNGSDYTGDNIQVLKGLEAVRKRPAMYIGSTDTHGLHHLVYEVVDNAIDEAMAGYCDTIAVSIHADNSVTVEDNGRGIPIDIMPEEGKPAAEVVLTILHAGGKFDRDTYKVSGGLHGVGVSVVNALSETLTAEIRRDGSVHQIDFVRGETVSPLKVTGKSRKNGTKITFKPDTEIFTETEYSFDVLSQRLRELSFLNAGLKISILDERNDKSHDFQYKGGIVSFVQHLNRNKTPLHPKPVLVEGEKDGVQVEVALQYNDAYQETVFSFVNNINTHDGGTHLTGFRQALTRAINQYANQGNLLKGHKENLRGDDLNEGLTAVVSVKVPEPQFEGQTKNRLGNSEVKGLVDSMVYEKLMTCFEENPSVPKKIIEKGLEAARAREAARKAKELVRKGPMDAAGLPGKLADCQEKDPARCELFIVEGDSAGGSAKQARDRRYQAILPLKGKILNVEKARIDKMLTSAEIRTMITALGTGIGKENYEADKLRYGKVIIMTDADVDGAHIRTLLLTFFFRHMRELLERGNIYIAQPPLFGVRHGKAMTYLKDDAAFRKYLIELGIAGRRVAGVNGTGPLTGQRLAGWLTKISRLEQVAARAERRGLPAFVFLSLAVRAAEGAEALAVEETARKFFTALLAEWKVTRPDVTNATFSFDPDPDSDVEGVRARLSWKRGGLPMDCLVGGRLMESPDLREAGTLSAQIRETLPPPYRLEGEGTFPEADGPLCLLEQVLDAAKKGQTIQRYKGLGEMNPEQLWETAMNPESRELLRVELGDETDADEIFSRLMGDQVEPRREFIEQNALNVSSLDI
- a CDS encoding DNA polymerase III subunit beta; the protein is MNFTVDRDLLIDVLTGIQGVAERRHTMPVLSHALMTIGGGNLTLVSSDLEIVVRCLQPVEAGEPGSIALPARKLLDIAKVLPKESPVTVAGKEGNYVEISSGRSHFRLAGLPSQEFPEMPEKPSGKTVSIDGDTFRKLSERVVPFASSDETRYNLAGILLERAETESGSMLRMVATDGHRLAMADGEVGDVGELLAARKILVPKKGILEIRKLAENGPGSIELSASEKFLFAAKGDTEVWVRLLDADFPDYRQVIPKENPLTVTVGRDAFAEVLRRVAVMAPDKVHSVKLSFSGKQLEVSSTSPDQGEARDLLEAEYEGPAMTIGFNGRYLQDAVSGISEETMALQLKDEVSQVILRPEKERNYLAIVMPMRIY